The DNA sequence AACCTGTCCCGCAACGAGTCCGCGTCGGTTGAGGATCTCGCCTGATCCTCGAGCTCGCTCAAGTAGTGAATGTTTTCTAATCCCGAAAGGGGAAAGGGAGTTACGTGTTAGACGTCAACTTCTTCGATGAACTCCGCATCGGTCTGGCCACCGCGGACGACATCCGTAACTGGTCCTACGGCGAGGTCAAGAAGCCGGAGACCATCAACTACCGCACGCTCAAGCCGGAGAAGGACGGCCTGTTCTGCGAGAAGATCTTCGGACCGACTCGCGACTGGGAGTGCTACTGCGGCAAGTACAAGCGCGTCCGGTTCAAGGGCATCATCTGTGAGCGCTGCGGCGTCGAGGTGACCCGCGCCAAGGTGCGTCGTGAGCGGATGGGCCACATCGAGCTGGCCGCGCCGGTCACCCACATCTGGTACTTCAAGGGTGTCCCGTCGCGGCTCGGGTATCTGCTCGACCTCGCGCCCAAGGATCTCGAGAAGATCATCTACTTCGCGGCCTACGTGATTACGGCGGTCGACGATGAGATGCGGCACAACGAGCTGTCCACCCTCGAGGCCGAGATGGCCGTCGAGCGCAAGGCCGTCGAGGACCAGCGTGACGCGGACCTCGAGGCCCGGGCGCAGAAGCTCGAGGCCGACATGAAGGAGCTCGAGGACGAGGGCGCCAAGTCCGACGTCAAGCGCAAGGTGCGTGACGGCGGCGAGCGCGAGATGCGTCAGTTGCGTGACCGGGCCCAGCGCGAGCTGGACCGGCTCGAGGAGATCTGGACGACGTTCACCAAGCTGGCTCCCAAGCAGCTGATCGTCGACGAGTTGCTCTACCGCGAGCTGCAGGACCGCTACGGCGAGTACTTCGAGGGCGCCATGGGTGCCGAGTCGATCAAGAAGCTCATCGAGAACTTCGACATCGAGGCCGAGGCCGAGAACCTGCGCGAGGTCATCCGCAGCGGCAAGGGGCAGAAGAAGCTGCGCGCGCTCAAGCGCCTCAAGGTCGTCGCGGCCTTCCAGACCAACAGCAACTCGCCGATGGGCATGGTGCTCGACGCCGTTCCGGTGATCCCGCCGGAGCTGCGACCGATGGTTCAGCTCGACGGTGGCCGCTTCGCCACCTCCGACCTGAACGACCTGTACCGCCGCGTCATCAACCGCAACAACCGGCTCAAGCGTCTGATCGACCTCGGTGCACCCGAGATCATCGTCAACAACGAGAAGCGCATGCTCCAGGAGTCGGTGGACGCGCTGTTCGACAACGGCCGCCGCGGCCGCCCGGTCACCGGACCGGGCAACCGTCCGCTGAAGTCGCTTTCGGATCTGCTCAAGGGCAAGCAGGGCCGGTTCCGGCAGAACCTGCTCGGTAAGCGTGTCGACTACTCGGGCCGTTCGGTCATCGTGGTCGGTCCGCAGCTCAAGCTGCACCAGTGCGGTCTGCCCAAGCTGATGGCGCTCGAGCTGTTCAAGCCGTTCGTGATGAAGCGCCTGGTCGACCTGAACCACGCGCAGAACATCAAGAGCGCCAAGCGCATGGTGGAGCGTCAGCGGCCCCAGGTGTGGGACGTCCTCGAAGAGGTCATCGCCGAGCACCCGGTGCTGCTGAACCGCGCGCCCACGCTGCACCGCCTCGGTATCCAGGCTTTCGAGCCGCAGCTGGTCGAGGGCAAGGCCATCCAGTTGCACCCGCTGGTGTGTGAGGCGTTCAACGCCGACTTCGACGGTGACCAGATGGCCGTGCACCTGCCGCTGAGCGCGGAGGCGCAGGCCGAGGCCCGCATCCTGATGCTGTCCTCGAACAACATCCTGTCGCCGGCGTCGGGTCGTCCGCTGGCCATGCCCCGTCTGGACATGGTGACCGGTCTGTACTACCTGACCACCGAGATCGACGGTGACCTCGGCGAGTACACCGCTGCCGCCAAGGCTGGAGACAAGGGCGTGTCCCACGCCGTGCCGGAGACCGGTGTGTTCAGCTCGCCGGCCGAGGCCATCATGGCGATGGACCGCGGTGCGCTGAGCGTGCGCGCCAAGATCCGGGTGCGGCTGACGCAGCTGCGTCCGCCCGCAGAGGTCGAGGCCGAGCTGTTCCCCGACGGCTGGAAGCAGGGCGATGCCTGGACCGCGGACACCACGCTGGGCCGGGTGCTGTTCAACGAGCTGCTGCCGCCGACGTACGCGTTCGTCAACGAGCAGATGCACAAGAAGGTGCAGGCCCGGATCATCAACGATCTGGCCGAGCGGTTCCCGATGATCGTCGTCGCGCAGACCGTCGACAAGCTCAAGGACGCCGGCTTCTTCTGGGCGACTCGCTCCGGTGTGACGGTCTCGATGGCCGACGTGCTGGTGCCGCCGCAGAAGCAGGAGATCCTGGACCGGTACGAGGCCGAGGCCGACGGCATCGAGAAGAAGTACCAGCGCGGCGCGCTCAACCACGACGAGCGCAACGAGGCCCTGGTCAAGATCTGGCAGGACGCCACCGAAGAGGTCGGTGAGGCGCTGCGCGCCCACTACCCGAAGGACAACCCGATCATCACGATCGTGGATTCGGGCGCTACGGGTAACTTCACCCAGACGCGGACCCTGGCCGGCATGAAGGGTCTGGTGACCAACCCGAAGGGTGAGTTCATCCCGCGTCCGATCAAGTCCTCGTTCCGTGAGGGCCTGACGGTGCTGGAGTACTTCATCAACACCCACGGCGCCCGTAAGGGTCTGGCGGACACCGCGCTGCGTACGGCCGACTCGGGTTACCTGACCCGTCGTCTGGTGGACGTGTCGCAGGACGTCATCGTCCGCGAGACCGACTGCGAGACCGAGCGCGGCATCAACGTCACGCTGGCCGAGCGGGCCGACGACGGCACTCTGGTGCGCGATCAGCACATCGAGACGTCGGCGTACGCCCGCACGCTGGCCACCGACGCCGTCGACACCGACGGCAACGTGGTCGTCGAGCGTGGCCACGACCTGGGCGATCCGGCCATCGAGGCGTTGCTGGCGGCCGGTATCACCGAGGTCAAGGTCCGGTCCGTGCTGACCTGTGCCACCGGCACCGGCGTGTGCGCGATGTGCTACGGCCGTTCGATGGCGACCGGCAAGCTGGTCGACATCGGCGAGGCCGTCGGCATCGTGGCCGCGCAGTCCATCGGTGAGCCCGGCACGCAGCTGACGATGCGTACCTTCCACCAGGGCGGTGTGACCGGTGGCGCCGACATCGTCGGTGGTCTGCCGCGTGTGCAGGAGCTGTTCGAGGCTCGCGTTCCGCGCAACCGGGCCCCGATCGCCGACGTCTCCGGGCGGGTGCAGCTGGAGGAGAGCGAGAAGTTCTACAAGATCACCATCGTTCCCGATGACGGGGGCGAGGAGGTCGTGTACGACAAGCTCTCCCGTCGTCAGCGCCTGAAGGTGTTCAAGCATGAGGACGGTTCCGAGCGTCTGCTGACCGACGGCGATCACGTCGAGGTGGGCCAGCAGCTGCTGGAGGGTTCGGCCGATCCGCACGAGGTGCTGCGCGTCCAGGGTCCCCGCGAGGTGCAGATCCACCTCGTCAAGGAGGTCCAGGAGGTCTACCGGGCCCAGGGTGTGTCGATCCACGACAAGCACATCGAGGTCATCGTCCGGCAGATGCTGCGTCGCGTCACGATCATCGATTCGGGTGCGACGGAGTTCCTGCCCGGTTCGCTGACCGAGCGCGCCGAGTTCGAGTCGGAGAACCGCCGGGTCGTCGCCGAGGGTGGCGAGCCCGCGGCCGGCCGTCCGGTGCTGATGGGTATCACGAAGGCGTCGCTGGCCACCGATTCGTGGCTGTCGGCGGCGTCGTTCCAGGAGACCACGCGCGTGCTGACCGATGCGGCGATCAACTGCCGCAGCGACAAGCTGCAGGGTCTGAAGGAGAACGTGATCATCGGCAAGCTGATCCCGGCGGGCACCGGCATCAACCGGTACCGCAACATCCAGGTGCAGCCGACCGAAGAGGCCCGTGCCGCGGCGTACACGATCCCGTCCTACGAGGATCAGTACTACAGCCCGGACTTCGGCCAGGCCACCGGCGCTGCGGTGCCGCTGGACGACTACGGCTACTCGGACTACCGGTAGTCAGTCTCGGACAAGCCCCCGCCTCTTCGGAGGCGGGGGCTTTTTCGTGTGCATTGCGAGGCAGCGGCAGTGCGCGCCGGCCGTGAGCGGCGGCGGCGATGCGCGCCGGGCGTGAGCGGCGGCGGCGATGCGCGCCGGGCGCGAGCGCCGGTCGCCCGTGCGCGCCGAGTGTGAAGTGTGTGCGACATCCGGCGCCTGTTTTCGCACAGGATTCACACTGGGCGCTCACGGCAGCTAAGGGATCGGCCGACGTTCTTGCCGATGGTGCGGGGATCGGCCGAGGTTCTTGCCGATGGTGCAAGGGTCGGCCGTTGACGATCGTGGCGCCGCCGCCTCCCGCGCAGGCGTGATGTCGTGACCGCCACCTAGACTCGGGGCCGTGTTGATCGGATCCCATGTCCACGGTGATGACCCCTTGGCGGCGGCGCAGTCAGACGGGGCCGATGTGGTTCAGTTCTTCCTCGGCAACCCGCAGAGCTGGAAGAAGCCGCCGCCCCGTGAGGATGCCGACGTGCTGAAGGCGTCGTCGATTCCGATCTACGTACACGCCCCCTACCTGATCAATGTGGCTTCGGCCAACAATCGGGTGCGGATTCCGTCCCGCAAGATCCTGCAGGACACCTGCAATGCCGCCGCGGCGGTCAACGCCACCGCCGTGATCGTGCACGGGGGTCACGCGGACGACAACGACATGGACGCCGGCTTCGAGCGCTGGGTCAAGGCACTGGACTACCTCGAAACCGACGTGCCCGTCTACCTGGAGAACACGGCAGGCGGGGATCACGCCATGGCCCGGCACTTCGACACCATCGCCCGACTGTGGGACCACATCGGCGACAAGGGCATCGGGTTCTGCCTGGACACCTGCCACGCCTGGGCTGCGGGTGAAGCGCTGATCGACGCCGTCGAGCGGATCCAGTCGATCACCGGCCGCATCGACCTGGTGCACTGCAACGACTCGCGGGATGCTGCCGGGTCGGGGGCCGACCGTCACGCCAATTTCGGCACCGGCCAGATCGATCCCCAACTGCTTGTCGCGGTCGTCGAAGCCGCGGACGCGCCGGTCATCTGTGAAACCGCCGACGAGGGGCGCAAGGACGACATCGCCTTCCTGCGCGACAACCTTCGCTGACCGTCTGATGGTCACGCTCAGGTTCCAGAACGCCCGTTGAACGGCGGGTGGCGGCGCGGTTAATTAGTCTGACCCGGGGAATGCCCTCCGTTCCCGCGTCGGAAGGCAGCCGTGTCCGTTTCTGATCAGTCGCCGAGTGAGCTGGCGTCGGACCAGGCGTCCCCGAACAGTGTCGACCTGGCGTCGGACCAGGCGTCCCCGAGCGGTGTCGGTCGTGGCCGATGGTTGCGCGTCGCCCGGTGGGTGGCCATCGCGGTGTGGGCGACCGTCATCGTGTGGCGCACCTTCACCGACGGCTTCGCCTTCAACCGCGAACTACTGCTGCTCTACATCTGCACCGGTCTGGTGGCGGCGAGCATCGGGCAGGGTCGCCGCGTCCTCTACGTGGTGCGCGACTGGCTGCCGTTTGCGGTGGTCCTACTGGCCTACGACCTGAGTAGGGGAGCGGCCTCAGTCGTGGGTCGTCCGACCTTGTGGCAATGGCAGGCCGACGTGGATCGGTGGATGTTCTTCGGCGTGATGCCGACCGTATGGCTGCAGGAACGCCTGAAGTTGCCGCACCCGCCGTGGTGGGAAGTGGTCATCAGCAGCGTCTACATGTCGTTCTTCATCCTGCCGTACGTGATCGCCGGTGCCCTGTGGCTGCGCAACCGCGACGAGTGGAAGGCCTTCGTCCGCCTGTTTGTGACGCTGTCGTTCACCGCGCTGGTGATCTACGCGTTGGTGCCGGCGGCACCCCCGTGGGCGGCGGCGCGCTGCACCGCAGCAGATGTCGACGGCGGTCCGTCGGGGCCGCGCTGCATGTTCCGCTCTGCCCGTGGCGTGGAGGACGGGGGTCTACTCGGTGCGATGCAGGTATCCCAGGACGGCGCGAACAGCTGGATCGAGCGCATCGTCGGGCGGGGCTGGGGCAAGCTGAACCTGCATTCGGCCAGTGCGCTGATCGATCAGGGGCAGGCCAGCGTCAATCTGGTGGCGGCGATCCCGTCGCTGCATGCCGGGCTGTCGGCAGCCATCGCGGTGTTCCTGTGGAACCGGGTGCAGCGCCGCTGGCGGCCGGTGCTGGTGGCCTATCCGTTGACCATGGCGTTCACGCTGGTCTACACCGCTGAGCATTACGTCGTCGACATCCTGCTGGGTTGGGTGCTGGCTGCGGTCGTGCTCACCGCGCTGGCCCGCTGGGACGCGATGCGCGCGGCGCGGCGCATCCGGCGCGACGCTGTCCCGTCGGGTGAGCCGGCCACGCTAGAGCTGCGTGAGATAGACCTTGCGCAGAGTCTCGTGCACCGTCCACACCGTCTGCGTCGCCGCCGCGAGCCGAACGACATCGCCGGGTCCGAGGCGCAGCGACGGGCTGCCGTCGACGAAGTCAACGCTGGCTGAGCCCGACAGGACGACAAACACCTCGTCGGCCTCGATGTCCCGCATGACGCCTGGGGTCATCTCCCATATCCCGACCTCGAGCCCGCCGAAGTCGGTCAGCGTCGCGGCCGCGGTGCCGGGCGTCCCGTCGACGCGTTGGTCGGCGGGCACGGGTTCCGGTTCGAGGTGCAGGGAGCTGGCCGCCACGACGGAGTTGGGCTTCATCGGACAAGTATGCGGATCCCGGCGCGGTCACTTCACGAGTGGCACCGGCCACGCTGTCACCGGCGGCGAGCGCGCGTCGACTGCCGGAAACCGCGGCGTGTCGCCGTTCAGACGCGCACTCACGGAAATGACCGGCCATCGTATTACAGTTTGTTGTGCGACTGCAGAAAAGATGTAACACTGCCACCATGGCTGTTTCCGACACGCATGTCGTCACCAACCAGGTTCCGCCGTTGGAGAACTACAACCCGGCCACCTCGCCCGTCCTGGCCGAGGCGCTGATCCGCGAAGGCGGTCAATGGGGCACCGACGAGGTGTTCGAACTGGGCGCACTCTCGGGTTCGGCGCAGGCTCAACGATGGGGCGAGCTGGCCGATCGCCACTGTCCGGTGCTGCACACCCACGACAGCGTCGGTCACCGCGTCGACGAGGTCGAGTACGACCCCGCCTATCACGAGCTGATGAGAGTGGCGGTCGGCCACGGCCTGCACGCCGCCCCCTGGGCGGATGACCGGCCGGGTGCGCACGTGGTGCGGGCGGCCAAGACCTCGGTGTGGACCCCCGAACCGGGCCACATCTGCCCGATCTCGATGACCTACGCCGTGGTGCCGGCGTTGCGTCACAACCCCGAACTGGCGGCCGTCTACGAACCGCTGCTGACCAGCCGCGCCTACGATCCGGTGCTTGCCATACCCACGACGAAGGCGGGCATCACCGCGGGCATGTCGATGACCGAGAAGCAGGGCGGCTCCGACGTCCGGGCCGGCACCACGCAGGCTGTGCCGAACGGTGACGGGACCTACCGGCTCACCGGCCACAAGTGGTTCACCTCCGCGCCGATGTGCGACATCTTCCTGGTGCTCGCCCAAACAGGCGGGGGCGAGCGAAGCGATGGGGGATTGAGCTGCTTCTTCCTGCCCCGGATCCTCCCCGACGGCAGCCGCAACCGGATGTTCCTGCAGCGGTTGAAGGACAAACTGGGCAACCACGCCAACGCGTCCAGTGAGGTCGAGTACGACGGCGCCACCGCGTGGCTCGTCGGCGAGGAGGGCCGCGGGGTGGCGACCATCATCGAGATGGTCAACCTGACCCGGCTGGATTGCACGCTGGGTAGTGCGACCAGCATGCGAAACGGCCTCACCCGCGCGATCCACCACGCGCAGCACCGAAAAGCCTTCGGCGCCTACCTGATCGATCAGCCGTTGATGCGCAACGTGCTGGCCGATCTCGCTGTCGAGGCCGAGGCGGCGACGATGCTGGCGATGCGGATGGCCGGCGCCACCGACCGGGCGGTGCGCGGCGACGAGCGGGAGACACTGCTGCGCCGCATCGGTCTGGCCGCGGCCAAGTACTGGGTGTGCAAGCGGGCGACCCCGCACGCCGCCGAGGCGATGGAGTGCCTCGGCGGCAACGGCTACGTCGAGGACTCCGGGATGCCGCGGCTCTACCGCGAAGCACCGCTGATGGGGATCTGGGAGGGCTCCGGCAACGTCAGCGCGCTGGACACCCTGCGCGCGATGGCGACCAAGCCCGAATGCATCGACGTGCTGTTCGACGA is a window from the Mycolicibacterium poriferae genome containing:
- a CDS encoding DNA-directed RNA polymerase subunit beta', with the translated sequence MLDVNFFDELRIGLATADDIRNWSYGEVKKPETINYRTLKPEKDGLFCEKIFGPTRDWECYCGKYKRVRFKGIICERCGVEVTRAKVRRERMGHIELAAPVTHIWYFKGVPSRLGYLLDLAPKDLEKIIYFAAYVITAVDDEMRHNELSTLEAEMAVERKAVEDQRDADLEARAQKLEADMKELEDEGAKSDVKRKVRDGGEREMRQLRDRAQRELDRLEEIWTTFTKLAPKQLIVDELLYRELQDRYGEYFEGAMGAESIKKLIENFDIEAEAENLREVIRSGKGQKKLRALKRLKVVAAFQTNSNSPMGMVLDAVPVIPPELRPMVQLDGGRFATSDLNDLYRRVINRNNRLKRLIDLGAPEIIVNNEKRMLQESVDALFDNGRRGRPVTGPGNRPLKSLSDLLKGKQGRFRQNLLGKRVDYSGRSVIVVGPQLKLHQCGLPKLMALELFKPFVMKRLVDLNHAQNIKSAKRMVERQRPQVWDVLEEVIAEHPVLLNRAPTLHRLGIQAFEPQLVEGKAIQLHPLVCEAFNADFDGDQMAVHLPLSAEAQAEARILMLSSNNILSPASGRPLAMPRLDMVTGLYYLTTEIDGDLGEYTAAAKAGDKGVSHAVPETGVFSSPAEAIMAMDRGALSVRAKIRVRLTQLRPPAEVEAELFPDGWKQGDAWTADTTLGRVLFNELLPPTYAFVNEQMHKKVQARIINDLAERFPMIVVAQTVDKLKDAGFFWATRSGVTVSMADVLVPPQKQEILDRYEAEADGIEKKYQRGALNHDERNEALVKIWQDATEEVGEALRAHYPKDNPIITIVDSGATGNFTQTRTLAGMKGLVTNPKGEFIPRPIKSSFREGLTVLEYFINTHGARKGLADTALRTADSGYLTRRLVDVSQDVIVRETDCETERGINVTLAERADDGTLVRDQHIETSAYARTLATDAVDTDGNVVVERGHDLGDPAIEALLAAGITEVKVRSVLTCATGTGVCAMCYGRSMATGKLVDIGEAVGIVAAQSIGEPGTQLTMRTFHQGGVTGGADIVGGLPRVQELFEARVPRNRAPIADVSGRVQLEESEKFYKITIVPDDGGEEVVYDKLSRRQRLKVFKHEDGSERLLTDGDHVEVGQQLLEGSADPHEVLRVQGPREVQIHLVKEVQEVYRAQGVSIHDKHIEVIVRQMLRRVTIIDSGATEFLPGSLTERAEFESENRRVVAEGGEPAAGRPVLMGITKASLATDSWLSAASFQETTRVLTDAAINCRSDKLQGLKENVIIGKLIPAGTGINRYRNIQVQPTEEARAAAYTIPSYEDQYYSPDFGQATGAAVPLDDYGYSDYR
- a CDS encoding deoxyribonuclease IV → MLIGSHVHGDDPLAAAQSDGADVVQFFLGNPQSWKKPPPREDADVLKASSIPIYVHAPYLINVASANNRVRIPSRKILQDTCNAAAAVNATAVIVHGGHADDNDMDAGFERWVKALDYLETDVPVYLENTAGGDHAMARHFDTIARLWDHIGDKGIGFCLDTCHAWAAGEALIDAVERIQSITGRIDLVHCNDSRDAAGSGADRHANFGTGQIDPQLLVAVVEAADAPVICETADEGRKDDIAFLRDNLR
- a CDS encoding phosphatase PAP2 family protein; protein product: MASDQASPSGVGRGRWLRVARWVAIAVWATVIVWRTFTDGFAFNRELLLLYICTGLVAASIGQGRRVLYVVRDWLPFAVVLLAYDLSRGAASVVGRPTLWQWQADVDRWMFFGVMPTVWLQERLKLPHPPWWEVVISSVYMSFFILPYVIAGALWLRNRDEWKAFVRLFVTLSFTALVIYALVPAAPPWAAARCTAADVDGGPSGPRCMFRSARGVEDGGLLGAMQVSQDGANSWIERIVGRGWGKLNLHSASALIDQGQASVNLVAAIPSLHAGLSAAIAVFLWNRVQRRWRPVLVAYPLTMAFTLVYTAEHYVVDILLGWVLAAVVLTALARWDAMRAARRIRRDAVPSGEPATLELREIDLAQSLVHRPHRLRRRREPNDIAGSEAQRRAAVDEVNAG
- a CDS encoding acyl-CoA dehydrogenase family protein, which produces MAVSDTHVVTNQVPPLENYNPATSPVLAEALIREGGQWGTDEVFELGALSGSAQAQRWGELADRHCPVLHTHDSVGHRVDEVEYDPAYHELMRVAVGHGLHAAPWADDRPGAHVVRAAKTSVWTPEPGHICPISMTYAVVPALRHNPELAAVYEPLLTSRAYDPVLAIPTTKAGITAGMSMTEKQGGSDVRAGTTQAVPNGDGTYRLTGHKWFTSAPMCDIFLVLAQTGGGERSDGGLSCFFLPRILPDGSRNRMFLQRLKDKLGNHANASSEVEYDGATAWLVGEEGRGVATIIEMVNLTRLDCTLGSATSMRNGLTRAIHHAQHRKAFGAYLIDQPLMRNVLADLAVEAEAATMLAMRMAGATDRAVRGDERETLLRRIGLAAAKYWVCKRATPHAAEAMECLGGNGYVEDSGMPRLYREAPLMGIWEGSGNVSALDTLRAMATKPECIDVLFDELAGTEGQDVRQDRRVAELKASLGDAETIQYRARKVAEDISLALQGSLLLRHGHPAVADVFLASRLGGQWGGAFGTLPTGLDLAPVLERAMVKA